The Arachis ipaensis cultivar K30076 chromosome B07, Araip1.1, whole genome shotgun sequence genome includes a window with the following:
- the LOC107609545 gene encoding exocyst complex component EXO70B1-like, with the protein MEPLLNQRKMWLKHPQLWSFVRFASGVLGLLCYALSSSFNSLFGKWNLLKTFLYCVFSFIICTAVLFVKVSHGPGSLRLKTHLAFLVLMITSFYSFYFDKAVNGKPDAYSIASCAAFAVMFLGLSRHSHCGFEVDLLYFFLAALTIQLMRIKWVFGILGACYSYALIMIHSCVDAQQEINGYHGVPEEPHVIQVDPPELLLNSSITQDSAITEVDSHWQEVNNDFALIKPGLLSSLKALKKQNRKLLGLLYGQSLMEPFHLDDNLLIDMLPCEIINNINETFKMALAAGYEKECCHLYSNCRREFLQQFLSELELKHTPEDHNVFITHNILSWNRTFKIAFRVLFLYERRLCDRIFLGFSSVGDLSFVLACKELTTHLLNFVNTIVVDIRSPPAMFRRVVSMFEELNDMITELESLFPDQAGASLRNDAIKAKRRLGEKIRDVFKNLENLIHCDSAIADVPGGIEPITRDVMNGLGAIVRVMPMIEKAFKEYPITTCPSFPAMIAWMIELLENHLEAKYKIYTGTSLDYVAMMNNIMYIKLETLKHFPSARLIDFGRVKRYSFAEILGDDWIQKHTKKFQKNLEDYQRSSWNEVLGLLKLDNNNESLAKDVAIESMKEKLELFNIQFEEICCTQSKWFGSYEIRKEIIVSVENMLLPAYGSFIGRLQDVLGKASYDYIQYGMLEIKARLNRLFLGGKRMSR; encoded by the exons ATGGAACCTTTGCTTAACCAAAGAAAGATGTGGCTGAAGCATCCACAACTATGGAGTTTTGTTCGTTTTGCTTCAGGCGTACTTGGATTGCTCTGTTACGCTTTAAGTTCCTCCTTCAACTCTCTGTTCGGGAAATGGAACTTGCTGAAAACATTTCTTTACTGTGTCTTCAGTTTCATCATCTGCACTGCAGTTTTGTTTGTAAAG GTATCACATGGCCCAGGAAGTCTCCGACTAAAAACTCATCTGGCATTTTTGGTTCTGATGATTACATCTTTCTACTCCTTTTACTTTGATAAAGCCGTGAATGGGAAACCAGATGCATACTCTATAGCTTCTTGTGCTGCTTTTGCTGTGATGTTTCTTGGCTTGTCAAGGCATAGTCACTGCGGATTTGAAGTGGACTTGCTCTATTTCTTTCTCGCGGCTCTAACAATACAACTCATGAGGATAAAGTGGGTTTTTGGAATACTTGGAGCATGTTATAGCTATGCTCTCATCATGATCCATAGCTGTGTGGATGCTCAACAAGAAATAAATGGATATCATGGAGTCCCAGAAGAGCCTCATGTCATTCAAGTAGATCCACCAGAACTGTTATTAAATTCTAGCATTACTCAAGACAGCGCAATCACCGAAGTTGATTCGCATTGGCAAGAAGTCAATAATGATTTTGCTCTCATCAAGCCGGGCCTCTTGTCTTCTCTAAAGGCACTTAAGAAGCAGAATCGAAAACTTTTAGGCCTACTTTACGGCCAGTCCCTGATGGAGCCTTTTCATCTCGATGACAATTTGTTAATCGACATGCTTCCGTGTGAAATTATCAACAACATCAACGAAACTTTTAAGATGGCACTGGCTGCTGGATATGAGAAGGAGTGCTGCCACTTATACAGCAATTGCCGCAGGGAGTTCTTGCAACAGTTTCTTTCAGAATTAGAGTTGAAACACACACCTGAGGACCATAATGTTTTCATCACACACAACATTCTAAGTTGGAACAGAACTTTTAAAATCGCCTTCCGTGTACTATTTCTATATGAACGCAGGCTTTGTGATCGCATCTTCTTGGGATTCTCCTCAGTGGGGGATCTATCTTTTGTGCTGGCTTGCAAGGAACTCACAACTCATCTACTAAACTTTGTGAATACAATAGTAGTTGACATCCGTTCGCCTCCGGCCATGTTTAGAAGAGTGGTGAGTATGTTTGAGGAGTTGAATGACATGATTACCGAGTTGGAATCATTATTTCCTGATCAGGCCGGTGCATCGCTGAGAAACGATGCAATCAAGGCAAAGAGGAGACTAGGTGAGAAAATAAGAGACGTTTTCAAAAACTTGGAGAATCTGATTCACTGTGATTCAGCCATTGCAGATGTTCCAGGAGGCATTGAACCAATCACCCGCGATGTAATGAATGGTCTTGGTGCAATAGTAAGAGTCATGCCTATGATTGAGAAAGCTTTCAAAGAATATCCTATAACAACTTGTCCTTCATTTCCTGCCATGATAGCTTGGATGATAGAGCTGTTGGAGAACCATTTGGAAGCCAAGTACAAAATTTACACTGGAACTTCTTTGGATTATGTGGCCATGATGAATAACATTATGTATATAAAACTAGAGACACTGAAGCATTTTCCCTCTGCTCGATTGATAGACTTCGGCAGAGTCAAACGATATAGTTTCGCTGAAATTTTGGGTGATGATTGGATACAAAAGCACACAAAAAAATTCCAGAAAAACCTTGAAGACTATCAAAGAAGCTCATGGAATGAGGTGCTAGGCTTGTTGAAGCTAGACAACAACAACGAATCACTGGCAAAAGATGTAGCAATTGAGTCCATGAAAGAGAAGTTAGAGTTGTTCAACATTCAATTTGAGGAGATATGTTGCACTCAGTCTAAATGGTTTGGCAGCTATGAAATACGGAAAGAGATAATAGTATCCGTAGAAAACATGTTGTTGCCGGCATATGGAAGCTTCATTGGAAGGCTCCAGGATGTTCTTGGCAAGGCTTCTTATGACTATATACAGTATGGAATGCTTGAAATTAAAGCTCGGCTCAATCGTTTGTTTCTCGGAGGCAAACGGATGAGTCGGTAG
- the LOC107608253 gene encoding uncharacterized protein LOC107608253, with protein sequence MKLIEIRRWLTQPHVWRFVGLGSSVVGLFCYAVSSSFNNLFGEWTFLKIFFYTQLSLIICIAIFYAKVWQSSRSLRFKGNMALLVLTITSAYSFFLDSKAVKKKPDAFSLISCLAFSIMSLCLSRQIPCGFEVDLMYFFLGALIVQLMKIKLWLGILGVGFSYTLNILRSSLDENLHEGAGLQEDQRNVVIQVEEEEEEESISPQPPRFMSVIQELHRANWGLVEVLWCHLKEYLVDKDDQIPIPMTLVNDHNFLINALPPKAVDDLHEKVKLMMDSGFKNECSNQYNSWRREFLDMCLSMLRLKVINKIEGVDERERIRSDVVTTLQKLANDFVTERRSSLTRLPSMVKVVGTLQDLIPELDDSVFSAQRSEAVSIMELETLEEATKDYYCTNIENLI encoded by the exons ATGAAGCTCATCGAAATTAGGAGATGGCTGACGCAGCCACATGTATGGAGGTTTGTTGGTTTGGGTTCATCAGTAGTCGGTTTATTCTGTTACGCAGTTAGCTCCTCCTTCAACAATCTGTTTGGAGAGTGGACCtttctgaaaatatttttttacactCAACTCAGTTTAATCATCTGCATTGCAATCTTTTACGCTAAAGTTTGGCAAAGTTCAAGGAGTCTCCGGTTCAAAGGTAACATGGCACTTTTAGTGTTAACCATAACCTCTGCTTACTCCTTCTTCTTGGATAGCAAAGCTGTAAAGAAGAAACCAGACGCATTTAGCTTGATATCATGTCTTGCGTTTTCTATCATGTCGCTTTGCTTGTCAAGACAGATTCCTTGCGGATTTGAAGTGGATCTGATGTATTTCTTTCTCGGAGCTTTAATAGTGCAACTCATGAAGATAAAGCTATGGTTAGGTATTCTTGGAGTAGGATTCAGCTATACCCTCAACATTCTTCGTTCTTCTTTAGATGAGAACTTGCATGAAGGAGCAGGACTCCAAGAAGATCAACGTAATGTCGTAATCcaagtggaagaagaagaagaagaagaatccatTTCTCCTCAACCACCAAGATTCATGAGTGTTATTCAAGAATTGCATAGGGCTAATTGGGGACTTGTTGAGGTGTTATGGTGTCATTTGAAGGAATACCTTGTGGACAAAGATGATCAAATTCCGATTCCAATGACACTGGTGAATGACCATAATTTTCTTATCAATGCGCTTCCGCCGAAAGCAGTCGACGACCTCCATGAAAAGGTTAAGCTGATGATGGATTCCGGGTTCAAGAATGAATGCTCGAACCAGTATAATAGCTGGAGAAGGGAGTTCTTGGACATGTGTCTATCAATGTTGCGGTTAAAGGTTATCAACAAGATTGAAGGGGTTGACGAGAGAGAGAGGATTAGGAG CGATGTCGTAACTACCTTGCAAAAGCTCGCTAATGATTTTGTAACGGAGAGGCGTTCTTCGTTGACTCGTTTACCGAGCATGGTGAAGGTGGTTGGTACACTGCAGGATCTCATTCCAGAGCTTGATGATTCAGTGTTTTCTGCTCAACGCAGTGAAGCAGTCTCCATCATGGAGTTGGAGACATTAGAGGAAGCAACCAAGGATTATTATTGTACAAATATAGAGAATCTAATCTAA
- the LOC107608227 gene encoding uncharacterized protein LOC107608227, with protein sequence MPTQNSYHLNQKRLWRFVGFMSSANGFLCYAKSSSFKHLFGEWNLLKIILYTLLSFSISTIMLFPKKCRLSRSFLLKAYVGVLVLLLTSLYSFFSDKSDNGKPDLLSMISNVSFALMSLSLSRQIDLGFEAELLNFFLGCLTIQLMKISLMLSIVAAIFCYTLMILRSKWESQSHVRTLRMQDHVTVDIDAENDDYLNAFQCSYDHGKKQMQDDGYSWRKYEENPLRRRGNQISFYRCSHPNCKVKKKVERTIDGEIIHVNYKGTHAHRNCKPKFPIKRNSSSESFYSLLPSEPSHTKIIDQSLAFNGDGQLDHDPAPESSSLSI encoded by the coding sequence ATGCCAACCCAGAATTCCTACCATCTAAACCAGAAAAGGCTATGGAGATTTGTGGGATTTATGTCAAGTGCCAATGGATTTCTGTGTTATGCTAAGAGTTCCTCTTTCAAACATCTATTTGGGGAGTGGAACTTGTTGAAGATCATTCTTTACACCCTGTTAAGTTTCAGCATCAGCACCATCATGCTATTTCCCAAAAAATGCAGGCTTTCAAGGAGTTTCTTGCTTAAAGCTTATGTGGGTGTTCTGGTTTTGCTTCTAACCTCTCTCTACTCATTTTTCTCTGACAAATCTGACAATGGAAAACCAGACTTACTAAGCATGATTTCGAATGTTTCTTTCGCCTTGATGTCTTTGTCCCTGTCAAGGCAAATTGATCTTGGCTTTGAGGCAGAGCTTCTCAACTTCTTCCTTGGATGCCTAACTATTCAACTCATGAAGATCAGCTTGATGCTCTCCATCGTTGCAGCCATCTTTTGTTACACTCTCATGATTCTTCGTTCCAAATGGGAATCTCAATCGCATGTGAGAACACTAAGAATGCAAGACCATGTAACAGTAGATATTGACGCTGAAAATGATGACTACTTAAATGCCTTCCAATGCAGTTACGACCATGGCAAAAAACAAATGCAGGATGATGGATACAGTTGGAGAAAATATGAAGAGAATCCATTGAGAAGAAGGGGAAATCAGATAAGCTTCTACAGATGCTCACACCCGAATTGCAAGGTTAAGAAGAAAGTAGAGAGAACAATAGATGGGGAAATTATTCATGTAAACTACAAAGGTACTCATGCCCACCGTAATTGCAAGCCTAAATTTCCTATAAAGAGGAACTCATCATCTGAATCTTTTTATTCACTTCTACCTTCAGAACCTTCCCATACTAAAATTATAGATCAATCATTGGCCTTCAATGGCGATGGACAACTGGATCATGATCCGGCACCAGAGAGCTCATCATTATCAATATGA